ATCACAGATAAAGAAATACTTTAGTATTATGGCATACTCTTGGGTAAATAATTCAAAGCTTTAATTTAGTTCATGTAGTCATGCATCATATGGCAAGCGAAAACAGATTGACAGAGGATTGTGGCAAGCGAGATGTACTAAGACTGCCACAGGAATTAGGAGTAGAAATAATGGCTACAAAATTATTAAATTGTTTAGGAGTAACATATGGAAATCAACACCATATATTATAGGTAAACAACAACTTTCTTCTGGGGAGTTTTGATAGTGATTGTTCCTTGCATAGGAGTGTTCCAGTGGCTGAGGTGGATGGATGAGGGAGGGTATGCAGGTGTCTAACTGATAGGGTAATGAACAGTGTGATGTGATATTGTCTTTGGGGTTTTTTAATTAGTTGGCAGTCAGTTATGTATTTTGAATAACATTTTTGGTGTTTGGAATGGGAATTATCTCCTCCTCCAATGCGACCGGCAGGTCTAATCAAACCCCAACTATGAACACCAACCCGTTCCCCCACTCCTGCAACCTAACTCATGCAGACACACactaaaagaggaaagaaaaagggCGCAGAACATGATATATATGTGATCAAAATGTTCTATAGCTTACTCTTGAGATAGGATGATATGTACTTTCATGTCTACATCTTATTCTATTCAGGTTTTTATCACTACTGTGTTTATTGCCTTATTGCACCAATACTTTATGTATACTTCTTTGCTGGAAATTGTAGTCAGGAAATCTCAATGGATTTTTTATATGGGCAGGTGACATGTTTACCGAGGAACAAAATGAGTTAGTTGAATCAGCAGCTGAGATGCTTTATGGTTTGATTCATGTTCGATACATATTAACCAGTAAAGGAATGGCTGCAATGGTAAGGTCTTGCATAGTCATATTTTTTGGTCTCTTAAATGGTTCATCATCAATGACCCCTCATAACAACAATTTCTGTAGCTAGAGAAATTTAAGAACTATGATTTTGGAAGATGTCCTCGAGTTTACTGTTGTGGCCAGCCCTGTCTACCTGTTGGGCAGTCGGACATTCCTCGATCAAGTACTGTGAAAATATATTGTCCCAAATGTGAAGATATATTCTATCCAAGATCGAAGTACCAAGGCAGTATCCTTTTCCCCTTCGCAAAGTTTTCTCGAAGTATCTTTCGTTTGTAACGAAATCCTAGTAGTAATATGCTTTCCATGATATGCCACTTTGCTACAGTGATTCTGCCTGTCTGCAATTTCAACATATACATTATTTTTGGTCATTTTCTGGAACACTATTCTGCCAAAACACCAAGCACGTAGGGTAGTAATCCATGAGATGTGATTCTGCACCATCACTATTTTTGTGTATTTAATTTATGCTACAGAAATTGTTCATTATGTTTTCTCCTGAAATTTACAACTATCTCATAACTGTTTTTTCaattaattgaaaaataaatgtgCACTAGCTGCACAGTTACCTTTATTCTATCTATTGGAATTGACTTAACCTTTCTTAGATATTGATGGAGCTTATTTTGGGACGACATTTCCTCACCTGTTTCTGATGACTTATGGGCACCTCAAGCCACAAAAGCCATCACAACGGTATGTTCCTAGGGTATTTGGTTATAAAATTCACAAACCATGACAGTGGAGTTGAGCGGCCACACAAAGAGAATTTCATTTGTATCTGGAGGGGTTTCAGAATGCAGCCAGTGTTGACCTGTCCTTACTGTTAAGAAAATATCTGCATTGGGCTGTCCTATgtcaaattatttttatcttaatcTTGTAACTACTGTACAACCGAAACTTTTATGTTTGATTATTAATTTCTATCTCTTGATTTCAATGTTGGTCAGTTTTATATTCTTTGACCTTTTGCATTCTGTATCAGTCTATTATATCTAGTTATCTTCCATGCCACCATGACATGATACAAAATTCAGAGATTTCTGTGGTCATAGACCTGTGGTTTTTACCTTGAACTTTTTTGGAAATCTTATTTCAAAGCTATAATGCTGCAGCCATTTGTTACACAGTCTTGCTGGAATTCCAGCCTGCAAAATATGCTTTCATTTGGAAAATAGCCAATGCTTCATTTGCTTAATGCATCAAGTATATGTTCATATTTCCTGTTTTCAAGAATATCCATTTATGTGGAAACAGTTAGCTCTCACTGGTCCCACATGCAATGAATGCACTAAGCTCATTATATATCTTGTAGATATTCTCTTCTCTTcatcccttttatttatttaagaaATGTACGATAATGTATTTTTGCTTCCATTGGTGGAAGCACAAGGGATAAAATATGCAATCTGTACTTTGATTTGCATTCATTTAGACGAACCGCGAGTCAGTATGGATTTTGATGTAGTATTGTGTGATACATAGTAACTGCTTCCATGAATTTGGCGGAAGTTTGGTAACATAATTTCTGTGATACATTATTTTATTGTAGTCTTCATGAACTAACAAATCATTACGATCTCAGGTTTTTTTTTAAGAGAGAAGTTGCTTCATCTGTTTCTCATGTTTTGTGAAGTATGATAAGGTCAGATGCCTAGAAAATTATTATATCTCACTCCAAGGGGACAGAAGCATGGATTTGGGTGATGGACTTGTAATTAAAATGCTCCTGTTTGCTCTTTCATGTTAAATATAAGCCATAACAGTATAAAATAAGGGGAGGTTGACATATCATGTGAGCTTAAAAAAGTCTTTCAAACAGAATCTTGGTTTAATTTGCAAATGATATAGATGGCAGGTTTGTTTATCTTGACCATTTTGTTTTGTCTATGACAGCATAACTATTTGTTGCTTAAGCAATAATTGCTAGCTTCATATGTTTTGATCTTATCTACAAGTTCTAAATAGGTGCAAGATCTATgtttatccatgcatgagggatgAAGCTATTGATTGGTGTTACATTGGACATGGGCTACTTGCCAAGACATCCTATGAGGCAGCTTATGTGGTCAGCTAGGTTCATATATGGAACATATGCTGACAGAAAAAGACAGCCAACTTATCTGTCTCATAAATTGTCTCATTTTACATAGTGGTAGTGAGAATACCAATTGCAATAAGAGGAAAAAAAACTTCATATCTGTTCTCAAAAGAGTTGATTTAGGACAGATGTTAATCAGCAATTAGTGTTCAGAGATGTTCTGACAATTATTCATGGGATTCTCTAATCGACTGTCCAAAGGGGGCAACCAGACTGGAGGGAAGGGGGAGACTCTCTCAACTCATGTCCAGCAGTCAAGGCGTAGCTAATGAACACAACAGAAGGAATAAACCCTTTTTAAGACTCCTCTCATGCCACAGCACCGAGCATCTCTCACAGGAATAAACATACTTTCAGTGCGCAGAGGTAGAAGAAAGAAagttaaaagaaaaagagaaagagcggTCCATCTTGAAGCTACATGACAAAAGAATTGCTCCCTTTTATTTTTTTGACATCCCCAACCTTCTCTCGTCCCCTGTGATAACTGGAGGACTTTTTCCTACTTTTCATTTGAATTCAACCCCATCCCTTTCCACTTCCCTCAGCCTTCCTGTCTAATCCTTGACATTTTCACACCCTCACACCTCCAGACAAATCGATGAGAAAGAACAGGGAGCAGTGGATAAATATGGCTGTGTGTTTCTGGTAGAGAGAGAAACCAAAACCAGAGCAGTCGCGGGAAATAGGAAACCACGGGAAGCGGAGGCATATGCAAAGCTCAAGTCTTGTTTTATTTGGAGTGAGAAGAGAGATGTAGACTACCTTGCGCTCCTCATCATgaagcagaagcagcagcagcagcagcagcagtcgcAGGCCTTCTTTTGATATATTAATGCCTCATAAGAAGTTGGACAGGGAGGCCGGCAAGGAAAGCTTcgccccctcttcctcctccggttTCGAGCCTCTTCGTCCTCcgcctctcctccctctttttccctcGTTTGCCCCTCCCACCCTCCATATCCCGGACACCAACTCTAACCCTAATCTTGATTCCCCTTATGGCCTCTCCGTCCTCCACAAGCGCTCCATCATGACCCCCTCTGCCGCCGCCTCATCCGCCACCGCTGCCGTCACCTTCCCCTGCGTGGCTCCCCGGCGCCTCGTCTCCTCGGCCGCCCGCCGCATTCTCCGTCATCTCGACCTCCGCCTCcgcatcttcctcctcctctccttttcctccctctacctcctcctctcctcctccggcGCTGACGGTAGCGACGGCGCCCCTGGCCGCTCCTTCCTCGTCGACTTCTTCTCCGCGATCGCCTTCTCGTCCCTATTCCTGGTCCTCTGCGTCTCCCTCAACGCGCTCCCCTTCCGCTCCTTTCGCCTCCTCCTCTCCCGCTCCTCCGCCCTCCTCTTGCCACGCCACCACCTCGAAGGCCGCCAGGCCCCCGCGAGCCCCATTCTCTGGTCCATAGGCAGCTCCTCCTCCGACAAGCCCAAGAccgaccaccgcccagtctcggggTTCAACGCTCAGCTTTACAGCAACGGGGATGTCTACGAGGGCGAGTTCCACCAGGGGAAGTGCTCAGGGAGCGGGGTGTACTGCTACTACATGAGCGGCAGGTACGAGGGAGATTGGGTCGACGGAAAGTATGATGGCTATGGAGTGGAGACCTGGGCCCGGGGGAGCAGGTACAGGGGTCACTACAGGCAGGGACTCCGGCATGGGTTCGGCGTGTACCGGTTCTACACAGGTGATATGTATGCCGGAGAGTGGTCCAACGGGCAGAGTCATGGATGCGGGTTGCACACATGCGAGGATGGGAGCCGATATGCTGGAGAATTCAAGTCGGGGGTGAAGCATGGGCTTGGCCACTACCATTTCAGGTACATCTTGAAGTCTTTCCAACATCGTTCTTGGTTGCTTACTAGGTGTGCAGAATTTTTTGCATCTTCGATGTGCAGACCAGAATATTATTTTCTTGGATTATATGATCTTGAAATTTTCAAGATATATGTGTGCTTGCGCCCGTCTCATTTTCTTTTCACCATCACTTGCTTGCAATTTTTTGCATCTTGTAGTCTAATTGAATAGATGTTCCGAAGACTCTTTGCTCAATTTCTTCATACCATCACTTAGAACTTGTGATAGGAATAAGCAGTGGACTCCTAGTTTTTGTCATTTCATACCATCTCTTCTGACTTCTGATAGGCATTAGCAGTGGACTTTTAGTTTTTGTTTTTCAGATGTATTTGTATTACCTGCATTCTGATTGCATGCAGAAGACACCCAACATAGCACCTAGTATCTGCTCAGCTTATCTCTTGAGAGATGCATGCATGCGAGCGTGGCATCGAAAGACACCGAACATAGAAGCTAGTGTCGGCCAGTCTGATCTCTCGAGAGTAGAGTAGCTCCACTCTCATGTGTGCCATACTCTACAAGGAAAAGCATAGTCCTCCTTATCACTCAATTAGACCCCGAAAGCAATAGCCTTTACAAGCAGGCAGCTACACCATCAAACAAACACCATGCAGAGATCCTTAAGCGTCGTATTGCATAAGTTCGAATCAGTTAACTACTCAGGATGATCCCCACAGAGAACACTGACTTATGAAAGGCTTGTTGAATCCTTGATTCAGAATAAGGAATGAAGGGTACATAAGGATTAAGGATATCTCGAGATATTAAGGTTTCCTTACTTAAATGATTATGATATTAGTATAAGTTGGATTAATTTACTAGTAATTAAAGCATTTGCACCATACTTAACTgtatatgatattaaaatttatcaAACAATTATTCAAACTATTGCACCACAGGTacgaatcataaaaaaataaacatggACTTAGATGGATATGCTACGTTTTGTATGGTCTATTTAACTGGGCATGTTTTGGATCTAATGGTTCTGTATTTTATGAAGGAAGCAGATAGCAAAAGGAGGAAAATTAATTAAGTACTGAAGATGATTAATTAGGTGGGACATAAGTTCATGGCTGATGGATGCAAGCCTGAGTTTCACCGCACATACCCAGATTGTCACAGTACACAGCAGTCACACGGTTCAGCACAGGCTCTATGCCAGTCCATTGTTTTCCCTATTTATGCTGGTTGGCAGGCATGTGTAGTCGGTAGGTGGATGTACATAAAGGGCAAGTTTTATGAAGGAAGAGAAAAAGTTAAGCACCACCAAGGTATGCTTAAATGTGACTACAATTGCATGCTTCCAACATCCAGATAGGCAGTATGAATAAACTCAACAATCAATTTGCTTAGTCAACTTTTAGAATGATTCTATTTTGTTTTTAGACAAGACTCACTTCCCAGTGAGAaggacttgtggattttgtaggtGTACCCTAGAAGAAGAGAAAATAGTAACGGAAGAGCATAATGATGCAAGTAACATAGCAGTCTAATAACTCATGCAAGTGGTCATGTGCCAAAATTCTCTAGATAAAATTGTTCGTTGTAGGTTATTTGGTTTAAATATAGGAGTATGTACTTACCAATTTAGATATTATGATTTTCTGCATTCACATCCCTAATGTCATTGCTAGGGTGCTACTATATAACCTGTGAGTCTTCTTAGGTTGCATTTGCGAATACATTTGTATTTTTAATATGCAGTTGGAAAAAAAAATGTGTATTGTGGAATGTTTTTTGTGTTTGGTAAATAATAGATGAAAGCTACATTGTAAGTATGCATTGACGTAAGTattgtttggtaaaattatatttcaaaagtccatAGAATTTTTTGTGGCaaaatttatccttctaatatttgtaatatatatttaaaagtggatacatatactttatgtaaattaataagtaaataaataattgaatgtatgtaatcttataaaaaaaattatggtccaaatatataataaaaaaatattcatataaataaatataaaataatatttaaaaataaataaataaaattccaccttatataaaatataaatcaggtagctttctttttaaattattttgacaaTCTTGTAATTTTAGATAATGTCATAAGGTATTTTGGGAATTTGAAATATTACATTAGGATTCCGCAAATGTTGAAATGCTAATGCTACCTTAGCATTTGAATATTTCTAATACAACATCCAGGTCAGAtgcaatttgaaaaaaaattatcaaacaccAATCCATATTTTGAAATGTGCGTTGGGTTCAAATGTGTTCTCAAACGAAcccttaatattttatttaaaataacccTTGATGTCTTCTCATCAGGTTGTGCTCAATTTTTTTACGGGGCCTCCTTCAGTCAGGCCAAAGTTAATACAAAATTGTTAGCAAACAATTTAAGAAAGTTGCAAGATatttttgtaatcattcaagtaaCCTGttaatctaaagaacttgtatggGTTTCTATGtggatcaaaatattttaatCCCCATGTTTAAGAAGGCAAGTTAATCCATACATATAATTTCATAGATTCAAGTTTTTTTAATTTGAGATAGTAGGCATGTGATGGTGATCTAGGATAAATATTAAAATGTAAACAAGTCTTTTTTCCTGTTACTACCTGGAATACTTGCTGATCTCTTTTTGTCATGAAATTACGTCGGGAATTCCCCAATATTAAGTTGCTTGCTTAATCGGTTCAGAATGATATATTATgcgtgaaatttttttttttttttttccttttttcagtCACTTAATTGTACATTGGTAGCATCTTTTCTTCTATATACGCACCATCATAGACAAAACGAACTTCAACTGATAACACCTATGAAGGTCATGCAATGATTGTTATACATGGCTTCCATTGCCACAATGCTGTATTTTGGCACTGATTTTTCACTTAACCTGTGAAGGAATGGAGATACATATGCTGGTGAGTACTTTGCTGACAAGATGCATGGATTTGGGGTGTACCGTTTCGCAAATGGACATCAATATGAAGGTGCATGGCACGAGGGCAGGCGACAAGGCTTGGGAATGTACACATTCCGGAATGGGGAGACACAATCAGGTCACTGGCAAAATGGTATCCTTGAAACTTTGAGCACTCAGAGCATTAATCTTGGGTCATCAATTGCTGTTAACCATTCAAAAGTACTGAATGCAGTTCAGGTGATACGCAAGCTCCCGCTCCCTACGCCACATAATTGTTTATGCATCAAACAATCTGTTGCTGCTAATCTAACGTTTACTTGTTTTCATTGTATCTAATCTTCAGGAAGCTCGAAGAGCATCAGAAAAAGCTTACGACGTGCCTAGGGTTGATGACAGGGTGAACAAGGCTGTTGTCTCAGCCAACAAAGCAGCCAATGCAGCTAGAGTTGCTGCAGTAAAAGCTGTCCAAATGCGAATCCCTAATAATGGAAACCACACCGTATGAAACATTTTTCACTTTCTTTGTATAGGACATCTATAACTCTCAAGAGTTCAAAGCTTCTCTGCATAAAGCAAGTCATGCATGTCCAGAAGAGAGCATCAAAAGAAACCTCTCCGTCTTGATGCTTTAACTGACCTGCTATGTTTGAGCTACCTCCAGTTGTCGAAGACAGCCGACAGAGAAGAAGCATGCACAGAGATGTATGCCTTCATGTGCAGGCTAGACGTCATGCACACTCGGCGAGTCTACGTGAATGGGGCATTCAGTCGAGCGCTTTGCTGGCATGTAAAAATGCTTATGGTCTGCCGCTCCGTCATTGAGCTTCCTTGGTTACCGGTCTCCTCGGCCTTTCTGTTGGGCCTTCGGGCCATTATTAATCCTACCTAAACATCGAGTATCTTCTTGTGGTGACTTTGTTCGGGGAT
Above is a genomic segment from Musa acuminata AAA Group cultivar baxijiao chromosome BXJ3-4, Cavendish_Baxijiao_AAA, whole genome shotgun sequence containing:
- the LOC103982660 gene encoding uncharacterized protein LOC103982660, coding for MPHKKLDREAGKESFAPSSSSGFEPLRPPPLLPLFPSFAPPTLHIPDTNSNPNLDSPYGLSVLHKRSIMTPSAAASSATAAVTFPCVAPRRLVSSAARRILRHLDLRLRIFLLLSFSSLYLLLSSSGADGSDGAPGRSFLVDFFSAIAFSSLFLVLCVSLNALPFRSFRLLLSRSSALLLPRHHLEGRQAPASPILWSIGSSSSDKPKTDHRPVSGFNAQLYSNGDVYEGEFHQGKCSGSGVYCYYMSGRYEGDWVDGKYDGYGVETWARGSRYRGHYRQGLRHGFGVYRFYTGDMYAGEWSNGQSHGCGLHTCEDGSRYAGEFKSGVKHGLGHYHFRNGDTYAGEYFADKMHGFGVYRFANGHQYEGAWHEGRRQGLGMYTFRNGETQSGHWQNGILETLSTQSINLGSSIAVNHSKVLNAVQEARRASEKAYDVPRVDDRVNKAVVSANKAANAARVAAVKAVQMRIPNNGNHTV